The sequence GTGGTTCAGCGCCTAAATTCATGTCCAAAATGAGCCCACAATCGGTTCCTTATGCCGGAATATTAGTGACCGTTGGGATTTATGTATTGGGTGTGTTTCTGAACTACCTTGTTCCATCTCAAGTATTTGAAATTGTATTGAACATTGCCTCTTTGGGTATTATCAGCTCATGGGCATTTATCATTATCTGCCAGATGAAGCTGCGTCAGGCCATCAAGCGGGGAACGGCAAAACCGGTCTCCTTTAAGATGCCTGGTGCGCCCGTAACATCTTGGCTGACACTCTGTTTCTTGTTCGGTGTTTTAGTGATGATGGCCTTCGACTATCCAAATGGCACTTGGACCGTCGCCACTGTGCCAGTGATAATCGTGTTACTTATTGTCGGTTGGTTCAGCTTGCGTAAACGTGCTAGTGAGGTTGCAGCGGCACCAATAGAAGTCATATCGCAAGATGCCTCATTTCACGAGTCTGAAATTCATAAAAAACCGCAAAAAGAGCTATATAAGCAAGAGTCTGCGGGCTAATACCTGCTGTCATTGAAAGTCTGTAGGTGGCTTAATACACCTACAGGCTGGATTGAGTTTTACTTTATCGGTTCAATCAGAACTTGCTCAAAAGAAAATCACGTAACATGACTGCATGATCCTAATGATAGTGTTTTCCTCATAAAAACTAACATGTTATATTCATTTCTGCTGAATCATTGGTGAAAAAAATGACTACTGTACCGATTAATACAACCAGACAGATGAAACAAAAAAATATTATGTTGGTTATGAGTACATTAAAATCACTGATCTCGGCAACCAAAGGTGATATATCCAACCAAACTGGGCTAAGTCTGGCGACATGTGGCACCATTTTGAATGAACTCTGCTCTAAGGGAGAAATTATTGAGGAGTCCCTTGATGAGTCTCGAGGTGGCCGCCCAGCAAAACGTTATAGATATAACTCAAACTACTTTAGCTTATTAAGCATTTACGTCGAGGGGACCAACACCTCAGGCGTTATTTCCTCATGCTTAACTTCTGCTGATAATAATACCATTGACGAACACGATGAAATCTACAGTAATTTTACCGTAGATGCATTAATTACACACATTCAAAAGCTCTCTGATAAATACCCTAATATCAAAGCAATAGGGTTGGGGGTGCCGGGCATTGTTGTTAGTGGAAATGTGCTCTCCTGTGACATTAGTAATCTGGAGGGATTAGCAATATCTGAGCTACTCAGTTCTCATTTTGGTATTTTTGTCCAAGTAGGGAATGATATGAATTATACGGCATTTGGCTTCTATCGTAATCACTGCCGTAATATAGATTCACCTGTTGCTTACATTTATATGCCACCAAGACACTGTGCTGGCTGCGGCATTGTTATTTCAGGGGAAATGCTAAGAGGTGCAAGCCAATTCGCAGGTGAGGTAGCTAAACTGCCATTTTATGATCATGTTGTAAATAAAGTGAATGTACGGTCTCAGAGTACACTCGTGTTAGAGAGACTTATCCATATTACGTCATCTCTGATTGCGATAATTAATCCCGCCACTATAGCCATATCTGGCGAGCAGGTCAGCCAGAATTGCATCGAAGATCTTTCTGGGGAGTTACTAAAAAGATTTGATAGCAAGCATATCCCCCACTTTGTTTATCGCGATAACATAAAATCCGACTACCATAATGGAATATCAGAATACACCCTTGATGCCTATAATAACTTCCGAGTATTTAAAATCTAACTTGGAAACTCCTGCTATGGGATAACTTTATCTAGGGCAGAAATACAGCGATTCTAAAAAACACCTCAAGTTAGCACTACCCTTTCAATACACCTTGCCCTTTCACCTCACTTTGCAACCCTGCCTATCAATCAAGATTCTGCTTGACACATCAAGTCTCCGCTTATACTTTAACACTTAATTTAAGTCTTTTATTAAGTGTTTTCGGACTAATGACCCGAGTTCACTTGCCACAGTTAACCAGAGAAAGGTCACTAAAGAATGTCTACTCATACCATCGACTACTCTCTGGATTCCCAAGCTAAACGTGTCGCCACACGAGCTATCTTCTTTGTCGCCGGATTTGCTATGGGACTTTGGGCGTCACTGGTGCCCTACGCACAAAATAGATTAAATTTCGATGCAGGTTCATTGGGTATGCTGCTGCTCTGCCTAGGCAGTGGGTCACTTCTCGCGATGCTTTTCTCAGGAAAACTTATTGGCCGTTTGGGATGCCGAAGGATCATGTTATTAGGTATTGCACTGACCTGCTTTTTCCTACCCACATTGGCCGTTATTGATCTATTTCCCTTAATGGCATTATGCCTATTCTTTTTTGGCGCGGGTATTGGCTTGGTCGATGTTGCCGTGAATGTACAAGGCTCTCTGGTTGAGCAATCCTCTGATAAACCTCTTATGTCCGGCTTCCATTGCTTATTCAGTATTGGCTCGATTGTGGGAGCAGGAGGTGGTGCAATATTGTTTACCATTGGCTTAATGCCCATCACCGTGACACTTATTGCCGTCACCGTAATTGGAATAATTACATCTGTCGTATTCAACGAATTAATCCCCTTTGGCGATCATAAAGAGCCTAATAAGTCGGTAATGACAAAACCGCGACCAAACTTTAGGCTCATTTTAATGGCACTTATGTGCATGATATGTTTCATGGCCGAAGGTGCAATATTGGATTGGAGTGGCGTATTTCTGACAAATGACCGAGGCCTTGACATAGTTCATGCCGGATGGGGGTTTGCTATTTTTGGTGGCACTATGTCGATAATGCGTTTTAGTGGCGATAAAGTTGTCAGCCTCTTGGGCCGCAAACGCGTCCTGATTTTCAGCAGTGTATTTGCCATGATCGGTTATGCGATCGTGGTCATTATTCCAGATTGGAAATTTACTCTGCTTGGCTTTGCTCTGGTCGGTGTGGGTGCCGCCAATATTGTCCCTGTACTTATCACTCTGGCGGGTCAGGAAAAAGTGATGCCCGTTAATATGTCTGTCGCTTTGGTGGCAACAATGGGCTATTTCGGGATATTGGGTGGACCGGCACTGATCGGCTTTATTGCCCACTTAACTAATCTTTACATTGCATTCTCAATAGTCGCACTGACCTTTCTCGTCATTGCGCTGGGTGCATTTAAGCTGAAATACATCAGTGACTAGCCGCGATATAACGGTGAAGAAAAGCAGCAAGATAATGAACAGAAGCCTTTTTCGAAGATTATGAATGTAACTGAGTAGGTAATTTTACCGGCTAGCAAAATTATGCTAGCTTTTTTTTAGAGAAAATAACACTCAGACATCTTCAAACAGTCCTATATTTTAAATATTTTTAAAGAGGAAAATGAAATGAGCATCAAAATTATTGCTGTTGATATGGATGGAACCTTCCTCAACGATCAAATGAGCTTTGATCGGCAACGGTTTAGTGCGCAATATTCACAATTAAAAGAAAATGGAATAAGATTTGTTGTTGCCAGTGGCAATCAATATTATCAGTTGATCTCATTTTTCCCTGATATTGCCCACGAAATCGCTTTTGTTGCTGAAAATGGTGCCTATGTCAGTGACAAAAATACCGAGATTTTTTGCGGTGAAATCGCCAGCCAAGACACAAATAACGTACTGAAAACGCTACTGTCGATACCTTATTTAGATGTTATCCGTTGCAGCAAAAATGGGGCATATATGCTGAGCTCTTCAGATGAAGATTTCTATGCCACCATGAGTAAATACTACCATCGCCTTAAAATCATTGATAACTTTAATCAAGTTACTGAACCTGCATTTAAATTCGCGATCAGTTTACCCAATGAGAAGTTGCCCGGTTTTATGACATTCATTGAACAGAAATTGGCAGGAATTGTTACCCCCGTATCCAGCGGCCATGGTTCTGTTGACCTGATAATACCCGGTGTTCACAAAGCCAATGGTATTAAATTACTCCAAAAAAATTGGGGGGTAAAAGATGAGGAAGTCGTCACTTTTGGCGATGGTGGTAATGATGTGGAGATGTTGCAATACGCAGGTTTTGGTTATGCAATGGCTAATGCACCCGATAACATTAAAAAAATAGCAAAATACCAAGCCGAATCGAATAATGATTCTGGCGTGCTAAATATTATAGATAAAATTATA comes from Yersinia mollaretii ATCC 43969 and encodes:
- a CDS encoding ROK family protein translates to MTTVPINTTRQMKQKNIMLVMSTLKSLISATKGDISNQTGLSLATCGTILNELCSKGEIIEESLDESRGGRPAKRYRYNSNYFSLLSIYVEGTNTSGVISSCLTSADNNTIDEHDEIYSNFTVDALITHIQKLSDKYPNIKAIGLGVPGIVVSGNVLSCDISNLEGLAISELLSSHFGIFVQVGNDMNYTAFGFYRNHCRNIDSPVAYIYMPPRHCAGCGIVISGEMLRGASQFAGEVAKLPFYDHVVNKVNVRSQSTLVLERLIHITSSLIAIINPATIAISGEQVSQNCIEDLSGELLKRFDSKHIPHFVYRDNIKSDYHNGISEYTLDAYNNFRVFKI
- a CDS encoding Cof-type HAD-IIB family hydrolase; this translates as MSIKIIAVDMDGTFLNDQMSFDRQRFSAQYSQLKENGIRFVVASGNQYYQLISFFPDIAHEIAFVAENGAYVSDKNTEIFCGEIASQDTNNVLKTLLSIPYLDVIRCSKNGAYMLSSSDEDFYATMSKYYHRLKIIDNFNQVTEPAFKFAISLPNEKLPGFMTFIEQKLAGIVTPVSSGHGSVDLIIPGVHKANGIKLLQKNWGVKDEEVVTFGDGGNDVEMLQYAGFGYAMANAPDNIKKIAKYQAESNNDSGVLNIIDKIIKREPPFV
- a CDS encoding MFS transporter; amino-acid sequence: MSTHTIDYSLDSQAKRVATRAIFFVAGFAMGLWASLVPYAQNRLNFDAGSLGMLLLCLGSGSLLAMLFSGKLIGRLGCRRIMLLGIALTCFFLPTLAVIDLFPLMALCLFFFGAGIGLVDVAVNVQGSLVEQSSDKPLMSGFHCLFSIGSIVGAGGGAILFTIGLMPITVTLIAVTVIGIITSVVFNELIPFGDHKEPNKSVMTKPRPNFRLILMALMCMICFMAEGAILDWSGVFLTNDRGLDIVHAGWGFAIFGGTMSIMRFSGDKVVSLLGRKRVLIFSSVFAMIGYAIVVIIPDWKFTLLGFALVGVGAANIVPVLITLAGQEKVMPVNMSVALVATMGYFGILGGPALIGFIAHLTNLYIAFSIVALTFLVIALGAFKLKYISD